GCCGCATCCAGAGGTGGCGGACGTCGAACTCCAGATTGAACCCGGTGGTGGCGCCGCAGATGACGATCTTCCCGAACTTCTTCGCCAGAAAGACGCTGGTCGGGAAGGTCTGCTGGCCCACGTGCTCGAAGACCACGTCCACGTCCTTGCCGCCGGTCAATTCACGCACCCTCTTGCCGAACCTCTTGCAGGCCTCCATCCGCGCCTTGTTCCGCTCCGGTGTCTCCGGTGGCTTGTACATGAGATCCGCGTAATCGTTGCGGTCGATGAACGCGCTCGCCCCGAGCGACTTCACCAGGTCCACCTTGTCCTTTCCGCCGACGATGGCGATGGGATTGGCGCCGAGCATCTTGCAGATCTGCACCGCGAAGACGCCGAGGCCGCCCGCCGCGCCCCAGATCAGCACGTGATCGCCGGCGGTGACCTCCGCCTGGTGCACCAGCATGCGATAGGCGGTGAAATAGGTGAGGCCATAGGAAGCGGCGCTCAGCCAATCGAGGTGCTTCGGCTTGCGCAGAAGCTGCTGCGCCTGGACTTTCGTGAACTGCGCGAAGCTCCCCCAGCTCGTCTCGTAACCCCAGATCTTCTGCTCGCTGCAGGCCATCGGGTCGAACCCGTTGCACTCGGGACACTGGCCGCAGGACTGGT
The genomic region above belongs to Deltaproteobacteria bacterium and contains:
- the ccrA gene encoding crotonyl-CoA carboxylase/reductase, with product MINIFPLGEIPKNVGEMSRKMLAWCVRPDREGDPETAMKVEEVDVPAVGPNEALVLVMGAGVNFNGVWAARGKPVSVFRMHGEPIHIAGSDASGIVWKVGDQVKRWKVGDEVVIHCNQSCGQCPECNGFDPMACSEQKIWGYETSWGSFAQFTKVQAQQLLRKPKHLDWLSAASYGLTYFTAYRMLVHQAEVTAGDHVLIWGAAGGLGVFAVQICKMLGANPIAIVGGKDKVDLVKSLGASAFIDRNDYADLMYKPPETPERNKARMEACKRFGKRVRELTGGKDVDVVFEHVGQQTFPTSVFLAKKFGKIVICGATTGFNLEFDVRHLWMRQKQILGSHFANAYQAERANQLVHEGKIRPVLDQVFPFEQTARAHALMAANKHKGKMGIAVQAAVAQAGVPKADAA